One region of Candidatus Deferrimicrobium sp. genomic DNA includes:
- a CDS encoding VWA domain-containing protein — protein DRFGLCVEISGERDVGLRKSIVERVLLFEGEDAGFREKWDRKDEELRTVVRDARDRLGRVYVGGHLVNTVAEVNNTLGIEGHRGDLAILKTARALACLRGGEELEAADLRDAIRLALPHRVPRTGVSAARAYHVERLLSWAFPGEVAEEEDRGPVVPLPGTTHGMKRGGVIFRAPTETPQEQERQAVEQAQAKRHRYEAAQASSGRVGPPTCGDPDCDYCQGYAEERVIAPSDPYEVRKIVAPKGRKLSDAVGKRSKSRTKSARGRYVRSGPWQKGRDIAIDATLFAAAAGGHVDRKTHRVRIGLPDLRGKQRERKVGNLVLLVMDASGSMETQQRMVATKGAVLSLLRDSYVKRDRVGLIAFRDTVGEVVVPPTGSASQAAMQLTWLASGGTTPLSIGLFAALKTLEKERVREPARNAILALITDGRANVAYFGGEPLEEAVKIAKTIRKMGVTSLVIDADRMVAGPAALRYAMEATQKSARTRGIFSDGPARTVADAMGAKYYSLAEMSRSAILKAIRSRMAL, from the coding sequence TGGACCGGTTCGGCCTGTGCGTGGAGATTTCCGGGGAGCGGGACGTGGGGTTGCGGAAGTCGATCGTGGAGCGGGTGCTGCTGTTCGAGGGGGAGGACGCGGGGTTCCGGGAGAAGTGGGACCGCAAGGACGAGGAGCTGCGGACCGTGGTGCGCGACGCGCGGGACCGCCTGGGACGTGTGTATGTCGGCGGGCATCTCGTGAACACCGTAGCGGAAGTGAACAATACCCTCGGGATCGAGGGGCACCGGGGGGATCTGGCGATCCTGAAAACAGCGCGTGCGCTGGCTTGCCTGCGCGGAGGCGAGGAACTGGAGGCGGCCGACCTGCGCGACGCGATCCGCCTGGCCCTCCCGCACCGCGTCCCCCGCACGGGGGTGAGCGCGGCCAGGGCGTACCACGTGGAACGGCTCCTGTCATGGGCCTTTCCCGGCGAGGTAGCCGAGGAAGAGGATCGCGGGCCGGTGGTCCCTCTTCCCGGGACGACCCACGGGATGAAGCGCGGCGGCGTGATCTTCCGGGCTCCCACGGAGACGCCGCAGGAGCAGGAGCGCCAGGCGGTCGAACAGGCGCAGGCGAAGCGCCACCGGTACGAGGCGGCGCAGGCGTCTTCGGGACGCGTGGGGCCGCCGACGTGCGGCGACCCGGATTGCGACTACTGCCAGGGATATGCCGAGGAGAGGGTTATCGCCCCGTCGGACCCGTACGAAGTGCGCAAGATCGTCGCCCCGAAGGGGCGCAAGCTCTCCGATGCGGTCGGAAAGCGGAGCAAGTCGCGCACGAAAAGCGCCCGCGGCCGGTACGTCCGCAGCGGCCCGTGGCAAAAGGGAAGGGACATCGCCATCGATGCTACCCTGTTCGCCGCCGCCGCGGGGGGGCACGTGGACCGGAAGACGCATCGGGTCCGGATCGGGCTGCCCGACCTGCGAGGGAAGCAGCGGGAGCGGAAGGTGGGGAATCTCGTCCTCTTGGTGATGGACGCCTCCGGTTCGATGGAGACGCAGCAGCGGATGGTGGCGACCAAGGGGGCGGTCCTCTCCTTGCTCCGGGACAGTTACGTGAAGCGCGACCGTGTGGGTTTGATCGCCTTCCGGGACACGGTGGGGGAAGTGGTCGTGCCGCCGACAGGGAGCGCATCACAAGCCGCGATGCAACTCACCTGGCTCGCTTCGGGTGGAACCACGCCGCTCTCCATCGGGTTGTTCGCCGCATTGAAGACGCTGGAGAAGGAGCGGGTCCGCGAACCCGCCCGGAATGCCATCCTCGCGCTGATCACCGACGGGCGCGCGAACGTGGCATACTTCGGCGGCGAGCCGCTGGAGGAGGCGGTGAAAATCGCGAAGACGATCCGGAAGATGGGGGTCACCTCGCTCGTCATCGATGCGGACCGGATGGTGGCGGGGCCCGCGGCGCTCCGTTACGCCATGGAGGCGACGCAAAAATCGGCC